The window ATTATTAGTATTTTAATTGTGTTTTTGGGTTTTGGCACAAGCTTGGTTATTAGAGAAACCGAACAGTACAAGCGAACACATGGACAAGAAAATAGAGAAGAAAAGATTTAGCAGAAAAACCTTATTGATGATAGGCGGCGCCGTTGCTTTTGTGGCAATTGTAATTTATGGCTACACCTTATCGCTAAAGAAAGTATACAGTGCCGATGCCGATAAATTAACCATCAGCAAAGTAGAGTTTGGCGATTTTGAAGATGTTGTTTTGTTAAATGCCAGTGTGGTTCCACTAACCTCGGTAATTGTAAGTTCATCAGAAGGCGGAACAGTAGCCGAAATCTTTACCGAAAATGGTGCTTCGGTAGTAAAAGGTACGCCACTGTTACGGATCTCTAATTCGAATGCGATGTTAAGTTACACTTCGAGCCAAACAGCAGCTACCGAACAGATTAACCAATTGCGTAAATCACGTTTGGATTTGGAGCAAAACCAAAGGGTGCTAAACCAGGATTTACTGGATGTTGAAAATAACCTGCGTACAGCGACAAGACAGTTTCGTTTGGATAGTAACCTGTTCAGTAAAAAAGTAATTACGCTGCAGGAATTTAACAAATCGAGTCAGGATTACGAGTATTACCAGGGCAAACGTAAAATTGTAAGACAGGCTATTGCCCAGGAAAACCAAAGCAGAAAAATGCAACTCGCACAAATCGACCAATCGATGGGACAAATGAACGAGAGTTTGGAAATGATCAGGAAAAACATCGAAAATATGACGATCAAGGCACCCGTTTCAGGTAAATTGTCTTCTTACGATCCGGTAATTGGTAAATCTTACAATTCGAACGAAATGATCGGAAAGATTGATGTATTGCAAGGGTATAAATTGCAGGCAGGCGTTGATGAATATTACATTAACAGGGTAAAAGAAGGGCAAACCGCTACCTGCGAATTTAATGGTAAAACCTATAATTTAACCGTGAGTAAAGTAATACCAGAGGTTACAGCAGGGCAGTTTCAGGTAGAAATGGTGTTTAAAACTGCCGCACCTGATGGTTTACGTCGTGGCTTATCACTGCAAACCAAGTTAACCTTGTCTGATAACAGTAAATCGTTGCTTTTGTCGCAAGGGCAGTTTTTTCAAAGTACAGGCGGCTCGTGGGTGTTTGTGGTAAACAACGGCAAAGCGACCAAGAAAAATGTGAAAATTGGAAGGAAAAACTACCTCTACTACGAAATATTGGATGGTTTGCAGAAAGGCGATGAGGTAATAACTTCTTCTTACGATCAATTTAACCAGTACGATCAGGTAGAGATTAATAAATAAGATAAGCGATTGCGATAAGCCTTTGGCAGAAATTTTAAAATTAAATAAACAATATAATCAAGTCTTGCTACTAAATACCAGGTAATCGCTACTAAATACTTATTACTAGTTACTTGCTACTAAAATACTTGCTACTAGCCCTGCAACACTTGATACTCAATACTAAAAGCTATGATTAAAATAGAAAAACTGGAAAAAGTTTACAAAACAGAAGAAGTAGAAACAACAGCCCTTAACGGGATCGATCTTCATGTAAAAGAAGGCGAGTTTGTATCCATTATGGGGCCATCAGGCTGCGGAAAATCTACCCTCTTAAACGTAATGGGCTTGTTAGATAAACCAGAAAGCGGAAGCTACAAGTTTATTGATACCGAGCTTTTAACGCTTAACGATAGAGAACGTTCCAATTTCCGCAAAAGAAATATGGGCTTCGTTTTCCAGAATTTTAATCTGATTGATGAACTTACTGTTTTTGAAAATATAGAACTGCCTTTAATTTATAATAAAGTTCCGGCAACCGAGCGCAAGAAACTGGTTAACGAAATTATTGAGCGGATGAACATTGTAAACCGTAGCGGGCACTTTCCGCAACAGTTATCCGGTGGTCAGCAGCAGCGTGTGGCAGTAGCCCGGGCTTTAGTAACCAAGCCTAAATTGGTTTTGGCCGATGAGCCTACCGGGAACCTGGATAGCTCGCACGGTAACGAAGTGATGGAGTTGCTTTGTGAGTTAAACGAAACAGGAACCACTATTGTAATGGTAACACACTCGAGCCATGATGCCAGTTTTTCTAACCGGATTATTAACCTGAAAGATGGCCATGTAATTTCGGAAAAGATAAACAAGAGTAGAAACGAAGAGCTGATATAGGAAGGAAGGCAGAAGGTCAAGTTATACCAACCTTTAAGCTTCTGCCTTCAGCCATTAAAAAAGATTTTAGTTTAGTTTAATGATAGCCACCCAACAATCTTCCCGGATGGGGAGATTTGGGACAGGCAAGAGAAAGTCTATCGCTGCTCAACCCTTGATATTAACTACTTGATACTAACTACTTGATACTTTATACTAACTACCTGCTACTAACCACTTGATACTCGCTACTAAACACCTGCTACCTAAAGTACCCTAACTACCTGATACAAATAATATGTTCAAATTAAACCTGAAAATAGCCTTACGCAACCTTTGGAAAAACAAGGGATTCTCACTGATCAACATCGGTGGATTAGCCATTGGCCTGGCCAGTTGCCTGATTTTGCTTCTATATGTGGCTTACGAGTGGAGTTACGATAAGCAGTTTACAAATAACGAAAAAACGTATGTAGTTTATCAAAGTGTGGTAGCTAATGGTAAAACCTTCAGCTGGTCGTGGACACCCAATGTAATGGCCGGCGAGCTGCAGGAAAAATTACCCGGAGTAAAATATGCCTCTCATTCAACTTATCCGCAAACGAATTTAATCACTGCCGGCGAAAAAAAGATAAGCAGCAGAGTTGTATATGCTGATCCGAATTTTCTTAAAATATTAGATTATAAATTTATTAAAGGTAACTCAGCCAGGGCTTTAAAAGATATAAATACCATTATCCTTACTAAATCTTACGCCGAAAAATTATTTGGCAATGAAGATCCTGTCAATAAAACTGTAAAGTTAGAAAATGAGGATGTTTTAAAAGTAGAAGCAGTAATAGATGATGTGCCGGCCAATAGCAGTATAAATTTTGAGTGCATTATGCCCTGGGAATTATTCGAAAAAAGAGAAACCTGGGCAAAAGAGGCTAACTGGGGGAACAACATGTGCCTTACCCTGGTACAACTAAAAGATAATAATGCATTTACTGAGGCGAATGCAGATATAAAAGACATTTACAAAAGACATAATAAGGAAATTGTTTCTGTAGCA is drawn from Pedobacter sp. HDW13 and contains these coding sequences:
- a CDS encoding efflux RND transporter periplasmic adaptor subunit is translated as MDKKIEKKRFSRKTLLMIGGAVAFVAIVIYGYTLSLKKVYSADADKLTISKVEFGDFEDVVLLNASVVPLTSVIVSSSEGGTVAEIFTENGASVVKGTPLLRISNSNAMLSYTSSQTAATEQINQLRKSRLDLEQNQRVLNQDLLDVENNLRTATRQFRLDSNLFSKKVITLQEFNKSSQDYEYYQGKRKIVRQAIAQENQSRKMQLAQIDQSMGQMNESLEMIRKNIENMTIKAPVSGKLSSYDPVIGKSYNSNEMIGKIDVLQGYKLQAGVDEYYINRVKEGQTATCEFNGKTYNLTVSKVIPEVTAGQFQVEMVFKTAAPDGLRRGLSLQTKLTLSDNSKSLLLSQGQFFQSTGGSWVFVVNNGKATKKNVKIGRKNYLYYEILDGLQKGDEVITSSYDQFNQYDQVEINK
- a CDS encoding ABC transporter ATP-binding protein: MIKIEKLEKVYKTEEVETTALNGIDLHVKEGEFVSIMGPSGCGKSTLLNVMGLLDKPESGSYKFIDTELLTLNDRERSNFRKRNMGFVFQNFNLIDELTVFENIELPLIYNKVPATERKKLVNEIIERMNIVNRSGHFPQQLSGGQQQRVAVARALVTKPKLVLADEPTGNLDSSHGNEVMELLCELNETGTTIVMVTHSSHDASFSNRIINLKDGHVISEKINKSRNEELI